The nucleotide window AAGTACTTTCAAACGAGTTAAGAAATTCTCAAAACTAGTGCACTTTCGATTTTGTAGTGGCAATATGCAGACGACGTCGTATAACCGTGCCCAGATGTGCAACAATTGCAATTTGCAATAGAGCGCTTTACGTCTGTGTATAAAGATCCCCTGTTTCCTCTCAATTCAGCTCATAACTTCGATATTCTGTTCGTGTTCTTCGTTCCCTCAATTCTTCAGCTCGTCGGAAAAAATGGACGCCATCGATTCAGTGTTCAGTCCGCTGAGAGAGTTCTCGAAGGACAGCGTCCGCCTCGTCAAGCGCTGCCACAAACCCGACCGTAAAGGTAATAATAACCCCATCCACTTCCAATCCAGTCCCATCCATTTCCTTCTTCGGATAATTAATCCAACCTGCATGTAATGTGTAACGTAATCCTGTTGATTTTGAAAACCTTCGAGATGCGATCTGTGCTTTGGACCGGACTAATCTATCCGGCGCGCCTTTTCTTTTCCGTGTGAATGTAACAGAGTTCACGAAGGTGGCGCTCCGTACGGCGATCGGATTCGTGGTGATGGGATTCGTCGGATTTTTCGTGAAGCTGATCTTCATCCCGATCAACAACATCATCGTCGGAGCTGCTTAGGTAATGCCCTCTTTATATGGTCAGTTTGCATGCAATGAATTTGCAAATGGAACTCTGATTTAGGATTTCTTAATTACCATTTTCCATGATCCAATTTAGTTTAATTATATTTGGAAATGTGAGGGCGAGCTTTGACGCAACAGAAAATGCCTCAAGGGGTAAGGTTGAGTATTCCTTCCGACCATCGCAAAGTGGAGAGCCTTGATGGCTTAAGGTCGCCCATTATATTTGGAATTGTGTGTGTATTGAATTATCCTAATTTTGTATATGAAGGCAATTCATTGCTTGCGAAAGTTGCACACTGGCACCGGTGTTCCATCAGTTTTCTGTAACTTGAATGACTGGATTCTGCGAGTCGAATGTGATTGGTTTTATACAGATTTACGTGCGAATTGTTCCAATTTCCGAGTGTTTGATCATCGTGTATGATTGCGTGGGAATGCTTGTAGTCGTAAATCAAGGGAATCACAGGATTTCTACTTAAAGGTTAAGGTTCTTGATCATTGTTTCGCCAATTAAGCGTCTGTAAAATTTAATGTTTGTGCTGCAGGTCGTTTGGCACTTTCAAGTAGATGAAAGTCTGGCAGTGAGCGCTAAGGAGGGCCAAGATCTACCATCACGGGCACTGTGATGTTAATCAGTGTTTTAGACATTTGTTTCTTCAGAGCTAGTTGAAATAATGTTTCTGAAGCAGTTGAGATTGTACTCTCTTGTTCTACTATAATTCAAAAGATTTAAGCCATTTAGAACTTCTCTCTTGGTCATGGCTCGTTCATTCTCTCTATCATCTTCGAACATATGGAGAACAAAAAGGAGAATCGGAGTGAGATTTTGCAGACTCAGCCGATCACTAGACGAGAGTTACTAAAATTGCAAACTCAATACATGACTCGAGATTTTCCGGTGGAAGTGTTCTTATAAAATTTTAcagaaaggaaaaggaaaagcaaGGCAAACTCAACTGCAAGATTGCTCAACATAGAACCGAGAAATTAACAAACCGGATTGGCATCTGCAGCATCAGCAGAAGCAAGTAGTAGCTCGGGTTTGTTTTGAAGGATGTAGCCTTCCTTTCTCGCTTTCTTACGTTCACGCTGTAGCCTGAAGTTCTCCCTCTTTTTAACCCGGTAGCTGTTGGGGTTCTCCGGCTGGACTTCTCGAGGGTAAACACTAATCTGCGGATAATACAAATCAACGATTCGTGTTAGCATACAATACGCAGACAATCAAACCACAAGAACTCCAGATCATACCTTCTTCTTGTCGGGTCCAAACTTCTCAAATTTAACCATGCCATCAATCAAAGAGAATATGGTGTGGTCCTTGCCGAGCCCCACATTCTTCCCTGCATGGAACTGATAATTCGATGCCAAAACAAACCCAGAAGTCACAACAACATTCTACATTTCTACATGTGCCAAAATGAAACATTA belongs to Malus sylvestris chromosome 17, drMalSylv7.2, whole genome shotgun sequence and includes:
- the LOC126611694 gene encoding protein transport protein Sec61 subunit gamma-1-like — encoded protein: MDAIDSVFSPLREFSKDSVRLVKRCHKPDRKEFTKVALRTAIGFVVMGFVGFFVKLIFIPINNIIVGAA